One part of the Raphanus sativus cultivar WK10039 chromosome 7, ASM80110v3, whole genome shotgun sequence genome encodes these proteins:
- the LOC108833597 gene encoding dehydrin ERD14: MAEETKNVHEHEVPKVATEESSAATGEVTDRGMFDFLKKKKEETKPEETTHSEFEQKVQVSEPVPEVKHEEEEKKPSLLEKLHRSDSSSSSSSEEEGEDGEKRKKKKDKKKIATEGEGQTEEEKKGFMDKLKEKLPGHGKKPEDDSAAAAAPAVAPPVEEAHPAEKKGILEKIKEKLPGYHSKTVEEEKKDDH; encoded by the exons ATGGCGGAGGAAACCAAGAACGTTCATGAGCATGAAGTGCCAAAGGTAGCAACGGAGGAATCATCTGCGGCGACTGGGGAGGTAACAGATCGTGGTATGTTCGACTTcttgaaaaagaagaaggaggaaACAAAACCAGAAGAGACGACCCACTCGGAGTTCGAGCAGAAGGTTCAGGTTTCTGAGCCGGTCCCTGAGGTTAAACacgaagaagaggagaagaaaccaAGTCTCCTTGAGAAGCTTCACCGAAGCGACAGCTCTTCTAGCTCC TCAAGCGAGGAAGAAGGTGAAGATGgtgagaagagaaagaagaagaaggataagAAGAAGATTGCTACTGAAGGAGAGGGGCAAacagaggaggagaagaaagggTTTATGGATAAGCTGAAAGAGAAGCTTCCAGGACATGGAAAGAAGCCTGAAGACGACTCAGCTGCAGCGGCTGCACCGGCTGTTGCTCCTCCGGTGGAGGAAGCGCATCCGGCGGAGAAGAAGGGAATTTTGGAGAAGATTAAAGAGAAGCTTCCGGGATACCACTCAAAGACCGttgaggaggagaagaaagatGATCACTGA
- the LOC108833600 gene encoding uncharacterized protein LOC108833600, protein MITRSNLAEQLREYQIRSKHDWASVSFFSSTSTFSSSRVHVVVFVIWELVILLLLVCSAVSLFLRRLQLAFIMVCVGLLLLFCMKIIKQARLARNKKRRMLLPLSM, encoded by the exons ATGATAACGAGATCGAATCTAGCGGAACAGCTCAGGGAATATCAGATTCGATCAAAGCATGATTGGGCCTccgtctctttcttctcttccacCTCCACTTTCTCTTCTTCCAG GGTCCATGTGGTAGTGTTTGTGATTTGGGAGCTTGTGATCTTACTACTCCTGGTGTGTTCAGCAGTATCCTTGTTCTTGAGGCGGTTGCAACTAGCATTTATCATGGTTTGTGTCGGCTTGCTTTTGCTCTTCTGTATGAAAATTATAAAGCAAGCGAGACTGGCTAGGAACAAGAAGCGGAGGATGCTTCTTCCTCTCTCTATGTAA
- the LOC108833601 gene encoding uncharacterized protein LOC108833601 isoform X2, translating to MGGGGITYKGVTVQTPKTWHTVAGKGLCGVMWFWILYRAKQDGPVVMATLSLFVRDGGTPGMAMVIMVTVTITSGTFEDHEENLVVSVLFSASDVQIKRTVKKTSILFVYTLFVRLAA from the exons ATGGGTGGAGGAGGAATAACATACAAGGGAGTCACCGTACAAACTCCGAAGACGTGGCACACCGTCGCCGGAAAGGGCTTGTGCGGCGTCATGTG gttCTGGATTCTGTACAGAGCAAAGCAAGACGGTCCTGTAGTCATGGCAACACTCTCACTCTTTGTTAG GGATGGAGGCACCCCTGGGATGGCCATGGTGATCATGGTCACGGTGACCATCACTAG TGGAACCTTTGAAGATCATGAAGAAAACCTGGTCGTCTCTGTTTTATTTTCAGCCTCAGATGTTCAAATAAAGAGAACCGTGAAGAAGACTTCCATATTATTTGTATACACACTTTTTGTAAGACTTGCTGCGTGA
- the LOC108833601 gene encoding uncharacterized protein LOC108833601 isoform X1, whose translation MGGGGITYKGVTVQTPKTWHTVAGKGLCGVMWFWILYRAKQDGPVVMATLSLFVRDGGTPGMAMVIMVTVTITRSSGTFEDHEENLVVSVLFSASDVQIKRTVKKTSILFVYTLFVRLAA comes from the exons ATGGGTGGAGGAGGAATAACATACAAGGGAGTCACCGTACAAACTCCGAAGACGTGGCACACCGTCGCCGGAAAGGGCTTGTGCGGCGTCATGTG gttCTGGATTCTGTACAGAGCAAAGCAAGACGGTCCTGTAGTCATGGCAACACTCTCACTCTTTGTTAG GGATGGAGGCACCCCTGGGATGGCCATGGTGATCATGGTCACGGTGACCATCACTAG GTCTAGTGGAACCTTTGAAGATCATGAAGAAAACCTGGTCGTCTCTGTTTTATTTTCAGCCTCAGATGTTCAAATAAAGAGAACCGTGAAGAAGACTTCCATATTATTTGTATACACACTTTTTGTAAGACTTGCTGCGTGA
- the LOC108833598 gene encoding receptor-like protein 15, whose amino-acid sequence MKLKLKSSANFRGVLRNRQLGLDLSENELSGNIPAELGGLLQLQVFNVSHNKLSGVIPESFSGLKNVESLDLSFNKLQGRIPQGLTKLSSLAVFNVSFNNLSGVIPQGKQFNTFETQSFVGNPLLCGKPTNRNCDGSTFQEEPDNGVKDDESQIDMVSFYWSFLAAHVTILLGIFSSLSLSFDSPWSRFWFYVVDVFINKVRNLLC is encoded by the exons atgaaattaaaattaaaatcgaGCGCTAATTTTCGCGGTGTGTTGAGGAATCGGCAA CTTGGACTGGATCTCTCAGAAAATGAACTTAGCGGCAATATTCCAGCAGAGCTTGGAGGTCTTCTACAACTACAAGTTTTCAATGTCTCTCACAACAAATTATCAGGAGTGATACCAGAAAGCTTTTCAGGTCTCAAGAATGTGGAAAGCCTTGATCTCTCCTTCAACAAGTTACAAGGCCGGATACCACAAGGACTAACAAAGCTGAGCAGCCTCGCGGTCTTTAATGTTTCGTTCAACAACTTATCAGGAGTCATTCCACAAGGGAAACAGTTTAACACCTTTGAGACACAAAGCTTTGTAGGTAATCCTCTTCTCTGTGGAAAACCAACCAACAGAAACTGCGATGGAAGTACCTTTCAAGAAGAACCAGACAATGGAGTCAAGGATGATGAGAGCCAAATCGACATGGTTTCTTTCTATTGGAGTTTTCTTGCAGCTCATGTGACCATACTTCTTGGAATattctcatctctctctctctcttttgacTCGCCTTGGAGCAGATTTTGGTTCTACGTCGTTGATGTTTTCATCAACAAGGTGAGGAATTTGTTGTGCTAA
- the LOC108833602 gene encoding uncharacterized protein LOC108833602, translating to MYVTKRVSDVDHRLLLILIIPSISLLFLLSLPTLTLDPLPTLVPLRNLLHTHTLTATTETSDPRRGKREELASSKMAVCLVGGARRFELTGPSIIEKILRVYPNADLFLNSPLDHNSFKLSLLKDSPRLAWVRIFEPKPIIETESMVRVLTPMHSPNGIKGLLQYFSLVEGCITMIKAYQNENNFTYDWIVRTRVDGYWSDSLDPEYFKPGQYLVPPGSSYGGLNDRFGVGDLDTSTVALSRLSLIPDLDSAGKTNLNSESAFKAQLTTRRVPYVTKPLPFCIMSDRTYEFPPSKYGVPVAAISSGGPLNGAKCRPCTVACKGSCVAEVMGKMRRGWSWTEWKHGTMELCDARGEWEKGWEEVFDGVAGDKFARARKRVGGLDMRRCVEEFDEMRGLAVKWEAPASEQICKLGLRPN from the exons ATGTACGTCACCAAGAGAGTCTCCGACGTAGATCACCGTCTCCTCCTTATCCTCATAATCCCTTCTATATCCCTCCTCTTCTTACTCTCTCTACCTACCCTCACCCTTGATCCTCTTCCCACTCTTGTCCCTCTTCGTAACCTACTCCACACTCATACCCTAACCGCCACCACCGAAACCTCCGATCCACGGCGGGGTAAGAGGGAGGAGTTGGCGAGTTCGAAGATGGCGGTTTGTTTGGTTGGAGGAGCGAGGCGGTTCGAGTTAACCGGACCGTCGATCATTGAGAAGATCCTTAGGGTTTATCCTAACGCTGATTTGTTTCTAAATAGTCCTCTTGATCACAACTCTTTCAAGCTGAGTTTGCTTAAGGACTCGCCGAGGCTCGCGTGGGTTCGTATCTTTGAGCCTAAGCCGATCATTGAGACTGAGTCGATGGTTCGAGTGCTCACGCCTATGCATTCTCCCAATGGGATTAAG GGTTTATTACAGTACTTCAGTCTCGTAGAAGGCTGTATCACCATGATAAAGGCATACCAAAACGAGAACAACTTCACGTACGACTGGATAGTCCGGACCCGTGTTGACGGATACTGGTCCGACTCTCTCGACCCAGAATACTTCAAACCGGGTCAATACCTAGTCCCACCTGGATCCTCTTACGGTGGCCTCAACGACCGCTTCGGCGTCGGGGACCTCGACACCTCCACGGTGGCTCTCTCTCGCCTCTCCCTCATCCCCGACCTTGACTCCGCCGGTAAAACTAATCTCAACTCCGAATCCGCCTTCAAGGCTCAGCTCACGACTCGCCGTGTGCCTTACGTAACCAAACCTCTCCCTTTTTGCATCATGTCCGACCGAACCTACGAGTTCCCTCCGTCTAAATACGGAGTTCCAGTCGCTGCGATATCAAGCGGCGGGCCGTTGAACGGTGCTAAGTGCCGGCCGTGCACGGTGGCGTGCAAGGGCTCGTGCGTGGCGGAGGTGATGGGAAAGATGAGGAGAGGGTGGAGTTGGACGGAGTGGAAGCATGGGACGATGGAGCTGTGCGACGCACGTGGGGAGTGGGAGAAAGGTTGGGAGGAAGTGTTTGATGGAGTCGCCGGAGATAAATTCGCACGTGCGAGGAAAAGAGTCGGAGGTTTGGATATGAGGAGATGTGTGGAAGAGTTTGATGAGATGAGAGGGTTGGCTGTTAAGTGGGAAGCTCCCGCCTCTGAACAGATTTGTAAGTTGGGCTTAAGACCCAATTAG
- the LOC108833599 gene encoding cyclin-B2-4, whose translation MVGSEENKDRVVGPMNPRIGQTRRALSNINNNIIRDPLYPCVAVNKRPFSQRNGTCHKKIPPVPVHRPITRKFAAQLAENKPQIHKQEETKKSDEDGDFHEPMFVQHTESMLDEIDRMEGIEMEDSAEEETVMDIDSSDKNNSLAVVEYINDLYDFYKNNECRSCVPPNYMEIQPDINERMRAILVDWLIEVHYKFELMEETLYLTINLIDRFLAVVTHHVPRKKLQLVGVTALLLACKYEEVSVPVVDDLIVISDKAYTRREVLDMEKLMANTLQFNFCLPTPYVFMRRFLKAAQSDKKVELLSFFIIELCLVEYEMLQYVPSQLAASAIYTAQSTLKGFEEWSKTCEFYTGYTEEKLLDCSRKMVGLHHKAGTGKLTGVYRKYNTSKFGYAARTEPAGFLLL comes from the exons ATGGTTGGATCAGAGGAGAACAAAGACAGAGTTGTTGGACCCATGAATCCGAGGATTGGGCAGACACGAAGAGCACTCAGTAACATAAACAATAACATCATCCGAGATCCTCTTTATCCTTGTGTTGCTGTCAACAAGAGACCATTCTCCCA GAGAAATGGGACATGCCACAAGAAGATTCCACCTGTTCCTGTCCATCGACCCATCACAAG GAAGTTTGCTGCTCAATTAGCTGAGAACAAACCCCAAATACATAAACAG GAGGAAACCAAGAAATCAGACGAAGATGGAGACTTCCACGAGCCAATGTTTGTTCAACACACTGAATCCATGCTTGATGAAATTGACAGAATG GAGGGTATTGAAATGGAAGATTCCGCTGAAGAAGAGACCGTGATGGATATAGATAGCTCTGACAAGAACAATTCTCTAGCTGTAGTCGAATACATCAATGACTTATATGACTTCTACAAGAACAATGAG TGTCGTAGCTGCGTCCCGCCTAACTACATGGAGATTCAACCTGACATTAACGAGAGGATGAGAGCCATCCTTGTTGATTGGTTGATTGAGGTGCATTACAAGTTTGAGCTGATGGAAGAGACGCTTTACCTCACAATCAACCTCATCGACAGGTTTCTTGCGGTTGTTACTCACCATGTCCCAAGGAAAAAGCTTCAGCTTGTCGGTGTCACAGCTTTGTTGCTCGCTTGCAAATACGAAGAAGTCTCGGTCCCTGTTGTTGACGATCTCATCGTCATCTCTGACAAGGCTTACACTAGAAGAGAAGTTCTTGACATG GAGAAGTTAATGGCGAATACCTTGCAGTTCAATTTCTGTTTGCCAACTCCTTATGTGTTCATGAGGAGGTTTCTCAAAGCTGCACAATCTGATAAAAAG GTTGAGCTTCTATCGTTCTTCATCATTGAGCTTTGCTTAGTTGAGTACGAGATGCTTCAGTACGTTCCTTCTCAGTTAGCTGCTTCAGCGATCTACACTGCTCAGTCCACGCTTAAAGGATTTGAGGAGTGGAGCAAGACCTGCGAGTTCTACACAGGCTACACTGAAGAAAAGCTTTT GGACTGTTCGAGAAAGATGGTTGGCTTGCATCACAAGGCAGGGACAGGGAAGCTAACAGGTGTTTACAGGAAATACAACACATCCAAGTTTGGTTATGCTGCAAGAACTGAGCCAGCTGGGTTTCTTCTCCTGTAA